In one Brevibacterium sp. CBA3109 genomic region, the following are encoded:
- a CDS encoding anthranilate synthase component II: protein MTKILVVDNYDSFVYTLVSYIRELGAQTHVIRNDDMSAEAVVALAAEYDGILLSPGPGVPAESGVCPNLIAWAEKSGTPVFGVCLGHQALGEVFGATVTHSPVLMHGKTSVITHDSQGIFFGCKNPLTVTRYHSLAIVDDTIDLEKFIVTARTDDGVVMAIEHREQPLFGVQFHPESVLTECGYLMLGNWLEVCGIEGAAARAAAMSPMASAIAAKSDPPGSPA from the coding sequence ATGACAAAGATCCTCGTCGTCGACAACTATGACAGTTTCGTCTACACGCTCGTGTCCTATATTCGTGAGCTCGGAGCGCAGACGCACGTCATCCGCAATGACGATATGTCCGCCGAGGCTGTCGTGGCCCTGGCAGCCGAGTACGACGGTATCCTCCTGTCACCAGGCCCGGGCGTGCCGGCTGAATCGGGAGTGTGCCCGAATCTCATCGCCTGGGCGGAGAAGTCCGGCACCCCTGTGTTCGGAGTCTGCCTGGGCCATCAGGCGCTGGGAGAGGTCTTCGGCGCCACGGTGACCCATTCGCCGGTGCTCATGCACGGCAAGACCTCTGTCATCACCCACGACAGCCAGGGCATCTTCTTCGGCTGCAAGAATCCCCTGACCGTGACCCGCTACCACTCGCTGGCGATCGTTGACGACACCATCGACCTCGAGAAGTTCATAGTCACCGCCCGTACCGACGATGGTGTCGTCATGGCCATCGAACACCGTGAGCAGCCGTTGTTCGGCGTCCAGTTCCACCCGGAGTCCGTGCTCACCGAATGCGGTTATCTGATGTTGGGCAACTGGCTCGAGGTCTGTGGCATCGAAGGCGCCGCCGCGCGGGCCGCTGCGATGTCTCCGATGGCCTCGGCGATCGCGGCGAAATCTGACCCGCCCGGCAGCCCGGCTTAG